The following proteins are encoded in a genomic region of Candidatus Neomarinimicrobiota bacterium:
- a CDS encoding DUF6754 domain-containing protein: MKDKQFWSVAGIIFALFMIYWFAGHPYFVAERSVMFWAILIVGGILIYSTRMAKRGEKIFLRSIPGLKAVEEAVGRSTEMGKPVLYVPGIVDMDQVETVAGVVVLGHVAKMTARYETSLNVPVARAIVMKAARESCRESYLIEGRPDLFHDDMVHYLTDDQFAYAAGVNGIMIREEPAACLYMGKFYAESLLLAETGNSIGAIQIAGTASPSQIPFFVTACDYTLIGEEFFAASAYLSQEPELMGGVKGQDYLKILVIAVTILATLFNFFHDLNWISWDVLGYLTVQ, translated from the coding sequence GTGAAAGATAAACAATTCTGGTCTGTTGCCGGTATCATCTTCGCCCTATTCATGATCTACTGGTTTGCGGGACATCCTTATTTTGTCGCGGAACGTAGTGTCATGTTTTGGGCTATTCTCATCGTTGGTGGTATTTTGATCTATTCAACACGCATGGCAAAACGAGGAGAAAAGATTTTCCTGCGTAGTATTCCTGGTCTGAAAGCCGTGGAAGAAGCAGTTGGACGCTCCACTGAAATGGGAAAACCAGTACTCTACGTTCCTGGTATCGTGGATATGGATCAGGTAGAGACTGTGGCTGGTGTGGTGGTTCTGGGACATGTGGCCAAAATGACGGCTCGTTATGAAACCAGTCTGAATGTACCTGTTGCACGTGCCATCGTGATGAAAGCTGCTCGGGAATCCTGTCGGGAATCCTATTTGATCGAAGGTCGCCCAGATCTGTTTCATGATGATATGGTGCATTATCTGACTGATGATCAGTTTGCCTACGCCGCCGGTGTGAACGGCATCATGATCCGTGAAGAACCCGCTGCCTGTCTGTATATGGGTAAATTTTATGCTGAATCATTGTTACTTGCAGAAACCGGAAATTCCATCGGTGCTATTCAGATCGCCGGTACTGCTTCTCCTTCACAGATTCCTTTCTTTGTGACCGCTTGCGATTATACGCTTATCGGTGAAGAATTCTTTGCTGCCAGTGCCTACCTGTCGCAGGAACCAGAACTGATGGGTGGTGTCAAAGGTCAGGATTATCTCAAAATTCTGGTCATCGCAGTTACCATATTAGCAACGTTATTTAACTTTTTTCATGATCTGAATTGGATCTCCTGGGATGTCCTGGGATATCTAACAGTACAATAG